The following are encoded together in the Lathyrus oleraceus cultivar Zhongwan6 chromosome 3, CAAS_Psat_ZW6_1.0, whole genome shotgun sequence genome:
- the LOC127129581 gene encoding uncharacterized protein LOC127129581, translated as MVETLIANQATQAAQLQTAQAQVAEAQDAQIQAQAQAAEMRNQMLTARLQVEEAQARAQVHNSGQTSAQNQPQIQNQTTATPVTTVIASEIHDVPVTSVTITASRPWEIPRDLNQDRYQQEFVPPNAPVFTNVPPVVHYTPHLGEPVYHDPTPSEDPGLNDRMDEFQDQFAELQKEIKALRGKELFGRDVNDMCLVPDVRMPAKFKLPEFEKYKGSSCPQTHLVMYVRKMSMYTNDQRMLIHCFQDSLTGAALRWHMGLDSSQIKTFNDLGEAFIKHYKYNLDNVPDRDQLRSMQQREKETFREYAQRWREIAAQVVPPMEEKEMTKVFLKTLDTFYYERMIASAPTDFTDMVNMGVRLEEAVREGRLVREGSSSSSGAKRYGGFMKKKEQETNAVSYNHPRRINYPYHSQHQHIAAVTPVITSAPVQVQYPQQRTNRFQQNTQYQQQHQPQQHQHQLQQRPPQQQRRTNFDPIPMSYAELYPALITKNLVQPRPRPLVPEVLPWWYKPEVSCPFHQNAPGHDLDNCFALKLEVQKLTRAGILTFKNMGPNVKDNPMPSHGPSSVNNIEVCLNEQRVTKIEEIRRSLVEIHSVLCAHGLFQHDHQICGTCSVNSRGCRKIQDDLQGVLDQGLIQISRQVSSPESQEQEVNVIIPCFNIPEKVEIAYHPREPVVICPPGPMPYTSDKAVSYRYAATIIENGKEVEIKTLASITNIAANSRMTRSGRVFAPPVIPSRNVEKDPVVVVPVTREAEGQTSNSTLDKETDELLRIIKLSDYKVVDQLLQTPSKISILSLLLNSAVHREALLKVLDQALVEQDITAKQFNNVVGSITSCNGLGFCDEELPEEGKNHNFALHISANCQGDSLSNILIDTGSSLNVMPKSTLVKLKYKGGQMRHSGIIVKAFDGSRKSVIGEVDLPIGIGPHVFQITFQVMDIVPAYSYMLGRPWIHEAGAITSTLHQKLKFSRMGK; from the coding sequence ATGGTCGAGACATTGATAGCAAACCAAGCAACCCAAGCTGCTCAACTTCAAACAGCACAAGCTCAGGTTGCCGAAGCACAAGATGCACAGATCCAGGCGCAAGCACAGGCAGCAGAGATGCGCAACCAAATGTTAACCGCCCGTCTACAAGTAGAGGAAGCCCAAGCTAGGGCTCAAGTTCATAATTCAGGACAGACTTCGGcacagaatcaacctcaaattcaGAATCAGACAACAGCAACACCCGTCACTACAGTCATCGCTTCAGAAATCCACGATGTCCCAGTCACTTCTGTTACCATCACAGCATCCCGTCCTTGGGAAATACCCAGGGATCTTAATCAAGATAGATATCAACAAGAGTTCGTTCCACCAAATGCTCCTGTCTTCACTAATGTGCCTCCCGTTGTTCACTATACTCCTCACCTAGGAGAACCTGTCTATCACGACCCTACCCCAAGTGAGGATCCTGGTCTCAATGATAGAATGGATGAATTCCAGGATCAGTTTGCGGaattacaaaaagagataaaagctcTTCGTGGGAAAGAACTGTTTGGCAGAGATGTAAATGATATGTGTTTGGTTCCAGACGTAAGGATGCCAGCAAAATTTAAACTACCAgaatttgaaaagtacaaaggaagTTCTTGTCCACAGACCCATTTGGTTATGTACGTGCGAAAGATGTCAATGTACACCAACGACCAAAGGATGCTCATTCATTGTTTTCAAGACAGCCTTACCGGTGCAGCTTTACGCTGGCATATGGGATTAGACAGTTCTCAGATCAAGACTTTCAACGATTTAGGCGAGGCCTTTATCAAACATTACAAATACAACCTTGATAATGTGCCAgaccgagatcagttgaggtcCATGCAACAAAGAGAAAAGGAGACATTCCGTGAATACGCGCAAAGGTGGCGCGAAATTGCAGCACAGGTTGTTCCACCtatggaagaaaaggagatgacgaAAGTGTTCTTAAAGACTCTTGATACTttttattacgagaggatgattgCAAGCGCTCCTACAGACTTTACTGACATGGTAAACATGGGAGTCCGTTTAGAGGAAGCAGTTCGAGAAGGGCGTCTAGTCAGAGAAGGAAGTTCATCTTCAAGCGGGGCAAAGAGGTACGGCGGTTTTATGAAAAAGAAGGAACAAGAAACTAATGCTGTGTCCTATAATCATCCAAGAAGGATCAATTATCCTTACCATTCCCAACACCAACATATAGCAGCCGTGACTCCAGTAATCACTTCCGCTCCAGTTCAAGTCCAATACCCTCAGCAGCGTACCAACCGCTTCCAACAGAAtactcagtatcagcaacaacatcaacctcaacaacatcaacatcagtTACAACAACGTCCACCACAGCAGCAAAGAAGAAccaattttgatccaattccaatgtcatatgcagaattgtatccagCTTTGATCACTAAAAACCTTGTGCAACCACGACCACGGCCTCTTGTACCAGAAGTGCTACcttggtggtacaagccagaggTATCTTGTCCCTTTCATCAGAATGCTCCAGGTCATGACTTAGACAACTGTTTTGCTTTAAAGTTGGAAGTACAGAAGTTGACAAGAGCAGGTATCCTGACCTTCAAGAACATGGGTCCCAATGTGAAGGACAATCCAATGCCAAGTCATGGTCCTTCATCAGTGAACAATATAGAAGTTTGTCTCAATGAACAACGTGTTACGAAGATAGAGGAGATTCGGCGGTCTTTGGTTGAAATTCATTCTGTTTTATGTGCTCATGGTCTATTCCAACATGACCACCAGATCTGTGGTACATGTTCAGTCAATTCAAGAGGTTGTAGAAAGATTCAAGATGATTTGCAAGGCGTCCTTGATCAGGGTTTGATTCAGATTTCTAGACAAGTGAGTTCTCCAGAATCACAAGAACAAGAGGTGAATGTCATCATTCCTTGCTTCAACATTCCAGAGAAAGTAGAGATAGCTTATCATCCGAGGGAGCCAGTGGTGATTTGCCCTCCGGGCCCAATGCCTTACACTTCAGATAAAGCGGTCTCCTACCGCTATGCAGCAACTATTATTGAGAACGGTAAAGAGGTTGAGATTAAAACCTTAGCCTCAATTACCAATATCGCAGCAAATAGCCGAATGACGCGCAGTGGCCGCGTGTTCGCTCCGCCGGTTATCCCAAGTAGAAATGTTGAGAAAGATCCAGTAGTCGTGGTACCAGTGACAAGAGAAGCAGAAGGGCAAACAAGCAATTCAACCCTTGATAAAGAAACAGATGAACTACTTAGAATTATCAAGCTCAGTGACTACAAAGTGGTAGATCAGTTGCTacagacaccgtcaaaaatctcgaTCCTGTCCTTATTATTGAATTCAGCTGTCCACAGAGAAGCACTACTGAAGGTGCTTGATCAAGCCCTTGTAGAACAGGATATAACAGCAAAGCAGTTCAACAATGTTGTAGGCAGCATCACTTCGTGCAATGGCTTAggcttttgtgatgaagaactgCCAGAAGAAGGAAAGAATCACAACTTCGCTCTCCATATCTCAGCCAATTGTCAAGGGGATTCTTTGTCTAATATCCTAATTGACACCGGTTCATCTCTGAATGTCATGCCCAAGTCTACCTTGGTGAAGCTAAAGTACAAAGGGGGGCAAATGCGGCACAGTGGAATTATTGTGAAAGCGTTCGATGGATCAAGAAAATCAGTCATTGGAGAAGTTGATTTGCCTATTGGTATTGGACCACATGTattccagatcactttccaggttatggatataGTGCCAGCTTATAGCTATATGCTCGGAcgcccatggattcatgaggcgggTGCCATTACATCCACGttacaccagaagttaaaattTTCAAGAATGGGCAAATAG